A single genomic interval of Nostoc commune NIES-4072 harbors:
- a CDS encoding Crp/Fnr family transcriptional regulator, whose translation MIYSTTPTSNSALSNSSALGGQLPQQIFTRREVIPFQNDVLWRIEHGAVRTLTWSEDGTFITLGYWGLGDLIGYPLSRVKPYQIQCLTGVEISIVPPHLWHQDINALLSHIQQSENLLSIVHRKPISLRLWQFLVWLSEKFGRDIDKGKLIDLNVTHQDIAEVLNTTRVTVTRLLQQLEEEGTVLRHKRRIILRLPNKIIQNYSSALY comes from the coding sequence ATGATATATTCCACAACTCCTACTTCAAATTCTGCCTTGTCAAATAGCTCTGCTTTGGGTGGACAATTACCCCAGCAGATATTTACCCGTAGGGAAGTAATTCCGTTTCAAAATGATGTACTTTGGCGGATTGAACACGGTGCAGTTCGTACCTTAACTTGGAGTGAAGATGGAACATTCATCACTCTCGGTTATTGGGGACTAGGGGATCTGATTGGCTATCCTTTGTCTAGGGTCAAGCCCTATCAGATTCAATGTCTCACAGGCGTGGAAATAAGCATTGTGCCACCTCATTTGTGGCATCAAGATATTAATGCTTTGTTGTCTCATATTCAACAGTCAGAAAATCTACTAAGCATTGTGCATCGAAAACCAATTTCGCTACGCTTATGGCAGTTTTTAGTGTGGTTAAGTGAAAAATTTGGACGTGATATAGACAAGGGTAAGCTAATTGATCTAAATGTTACTCATCAAGATATTGCTGAAGTGTTAAATACCACGCGAGTAACAGTTACTCGGCTCCTACAACAGTTGGAGGAAGAAGGAACAGTTTTACGTCACAAACGCCGCATTATTTTGCGGCTACCAAATAAAATAATTCAAAATTATAGTTCAGCACTATATTAA
- the phoU gene encoding phosphate signaling complex protein PhoU codes for MKAVHYSSNPQRPELARAIRRLERDVLRMGALVEQSFRLSHQALFARNLTAAEELPRLDKKIDRFYRQIESDCTAIMTLQAPTAQDLRCLSAFMQLVRDLERIGDYAEDLAEIAIKIFPYAPHSSMPDIEAMSLHAQSMLATSLKALGDLDEAGGRRLKRLDDTVDDAYDRVYQTLAQQRDVPGVVEPIVLLALAIRCLERMADHATNIGQRVAYIVTGQRS; via the coding sequence GTGAAAGCTGTCCATTACAGTTCTAATCCTCAAAGACCCGAACTTGCACGCGCCATTAGGCGCTTAGAACGGGATGTCTTACGCATGGGTGCTTTGGTAGAACAATCATTTCGCCTCAGTCACCAAGCGTTATTTGCTCGTAACTTAACAGCAGCTGAGGAACTTCCGCGATTAGATAAAAAGATTGATCGCTTTTATCGTCAAATCGAATCAGACTGTACGGCGATTATGACGCTACAAGCGCCTACGGCTCAAGATTTGCGCTGTTTAAGTGCCTTTATGCAGCTGGTGCGCGATTTAGAGCGCATTGGCGATTATGCTGAGGATTTAGCTGAGATTGCGATTAAAATTTTTCCTTACGCGCCTCATTCGTCAATGCCCGACATTGAAGCTATGTCCCTTCACGCGCAGTCAATGCTAGCAACTAGCTTGAAGGCTTTGGGAGATTTAGATGAAGCTGGTGGACGCCGTTTAAAGCGCTTAGATGATACTGTAGACGATGCGTATGATCGCGTTTATCAGACTTTAGCCCAACAACGCGATGTGCCTGGTGTAGTCGAGCCAATTGTACTGCTAGCGCTAGCAATTCGTTGTCTGGAACGCATGGCAGATCATGCCACTAATATCGGTCAAAGGGTAGCATATATTGTCACTGGTCAACGCTCTTAA
- a CDS encoding sensor histidine kinase codes for MLLLGFFLGLAVGIGFWVWQQVQLNRYLGRLLRPLTSHSYKMRLLLIPGLRQEIAMVKQNQQDLQQSLQTYQDLLDFAPVGYLQVDEENQLLWCNQQAQEILYLHWQPEQVRLLLELVRSYELDHLIEQTRDLQKPQMGEWIFHPSCDDAAEMATIKSLALRASSLPLPNGQVGVFLENRQPLLDINQVRDRYFSDLAHELRTPLTSIRLVAETLQIRLEPPLNRWVNRLMQEVDRLINLVQSWLDLTQMEANPNMQLQAKAVELRSLITSVWETLEPLAVRQHLSLSYSGPENLWIKADQARMYQVFLNLLDNSIKYSPPSTNIHIEAKILSTKDNDAASPILEINLIDSGVGFSEADLPHVFERFYRGDKARTHSPQDGNSIGAIVGNGLGLAIVEQIILAHGGSIKAMNHPETGGAWMQLQFCEVMANSLSQDYS; via the coding sequence ATGCTTTTATTGGGATTTTTTCTGGGTTTAGCGGTAGGCATTGGGTTTTGGGTTTGGCAACAGGTTCAACTTAACCGTTACCTGGGGCGCTTACTCCGGCCGTTAACCTCGCATTCTTACAAGATGAGACTGCTGCTGATTCCTGGGTTGCGGCAGGAAATAGCAATGGTGAAGCAGAACCAACAAGATTTGCAGCAGTCGTTGCAAACTTACCAAGACCTGCTAGATTTTGCACCAGTAGGATATTTGCAGGTGGATGAGGAAAATCAACTGCTGTGGTGCAATCAACAGGCGCAGGAAATTTTGTATCTGCACTGGCAACCAGAACAGGTGCGCTTGTTACTGGAGTTGGTAAGGTCTTATGAACTTGACCATTTAATTGAGCAAACTCGTGATTTGCAAAAACCACAGATGGGAGAATGGATATTTCATCCATCTTGTGATGATGCCGCAGAGATGGCAACAATAAAATCTTTGGCTTTACGAGCATCTAGCTTGCCTTTACCCAATGGACAAGTGGGAGTATTTTTAGAAAATCGTCAACCCCTATTAGATATAAATCAAGTACGCGATCGCTATTTTTCTGATCTAGCACACGAACTCAGAACGCCACTAACCTCGATTCGCTTGGTTGCGGAAACTTTACAAATTCGCTTGGAACCACCTTTAAATCGCTGGGTTAACCGCCTAATGCAAGAAGTTGACCGACTGATTAACTTGGTGCAAAGCTGGCTAGACCTCACCCAAATGGAAGCAAACCCAAACATGCAATTGCAAGCCAAAGCTGTAGAATTGCGATCGCTAATTACATCAGTTTGGGAAACACTAGAACCCTTAGCAGTGCGTCAACATCTGTCTCTTTCTTATTCTGGCCCAGAAAATCTTTGGATTAAGGCAGATCAAGCCCGTATGTACCAGGTTTTTCTCAACTTGCTAGACAATAGTATTAAGTACAGTCCTCCTAGTACAAATATTCACATTGAAGCGAAAATTTTATCAACAAAGGATAATGATGCTGCTTCCCCAATTCTCGAAATAAATCTTATTGATTCTGGAGTCGGATTTTCTGAGGCAGATTTACCCCATGTTTTTGAGCGATTTTATCGAGGAGATAAAGCGCGAACCCATTCCCCACAAGATGGTAACTCCATAGGGGCGATCGTTGGCAATGGATTAGGATTAGCGATCGTTGAGCAAATTATTCTCGCCCACGGTGGTTCAATCAAAGCTATGAACCATCCAGAAACTGGTGGTGCGTGGATGCAACTCCAATTTTGTGAAGTTATGGCAAACTCTTTAAGCCAAGACTATAGTTAA
- a CDS encoding winged helix-turn-helix domain-containing protein, which translates to MYTTESTKYSARTDIGQASRILVVEDEELIQEMLAVALEEEGYGVTTAPDGRSAIEYLKSFETNSGELPFDLLILDLMLPQINGLDICRLLRHQGNPVPILMLSAKGSETDRVLGLEVGADDYLTKPFSMRELVARCRALLRRQRLSNLPQVPVLKFKDITLNPQECRVLVRGLEVNLSPKEFRLLELFMSYARRVWSREQLLDQVWGPDFVGDSKTVDVHIRWLREKLEQDPSHPEYIVTVRGFGYRFG; encoded by the coding sequence ATGTATACCACTGAATCGACCAAATACTCTGCTAGAACGGACATTGGACAAGCCAGCCGGATTCTAGTAGTAGAAGATGAAGAATTAATCCAGGAAATGCTAGCTGTAGCCCTTGAAGAGGAAGGTTATGGGGTGACAACAGCACCCGATGGACGGTCTGCTATAGAGTATCTCAAAAGTTTTGAAACCAATTCGGGGGAACTTCCCTTTGATTTGCTCATTCTTGATTTGATGCTGCCTCAAATCAATGGGCTAGATATTTGCCGTTTGCTGCGTCATCAAGGAAACCCAGTACCAATTTTAATGCTGAGTGCTAAGGGTAGTGAAACTGACCGCGTGCTGGGCTTAGAGGTAGGAGCAGATGACTACCTGACCAAACCCTTTAGTATGCGAGAGTTAGTGGCTCGTTGTCGTGCTTTACTCCGCCGCCAACGCCTAAGTAATTTACCACAAGTACCAGTATTAAAATTCAAGGATATCACCTTGAATCCCCAAGAATGCCGCGTGCTAGTTCGTGGTCTAGAGGTGAATCTTTCTCCCAAAGAGTTCCGCTTGCTGGAACTGTTTATGAGTTACGCCCGCAGGGTATGGTCACGGGAACAATTGCTAGATCAGGTTTGGGGGCCAGATTTCGTTGGCGATAGTAAAACTGTAGACGTTCACATTCGGTGGTTGCGGGAAAAATTAGAGCAAGACCCCAGTCATCCCGAATATATTGTGACTGTACGAGGTTTTGGCTATCGGTTTGGATAA
- the modB gene encoding molybdate ABC transporter permease subunit, which produces MPLDLSPLWISLKTSLLATFITFFLGIAAAYWMLGYRGKGKSLIESIFIAPLILPPTVVGFLLLLFFGKNGPVGKFMEAFDFTIVFTWYGAAIAATVVSFPLMYKTTLGAFEQIDGNLLRVARTLGATETTIFWRVSFPLALPGIAAATMLAFARALGEFGATLMLAGNIPGQTQTIPMAIYFAVEGGAMNEAWFWAIAIMVISLSGIIAVNFWQELKEKKGGVGSGEWGVGGAGGAGGENIYTPDSSFESGGLFVNIEKILPSFDLKVAFTTDEQPLGLLGGSGAGKSMILRCLAGIETPTIGRIVLNGRVLFDSEQGINLPSRDRRIGFLVQNYALFPHMSVAQNIAFGLPKGLSAGSIKVQVEEQLIAMQLQGLGDRYPHQLSGGQQQRVALARALASQPEALLLDEPFSALDTHLRSQLEQQMTETLAGYQGVTLFVTHNMEEAYRICPNLLVLEHGRAVHYGSKHDIFQHPSTVSVAQLTGCKNFSRLIPQSSQQVEAIDWGCSLKVIEPVKSELSHIGIRAHQFIFTNDSSQENTFPCWLVRTSETPHRMTLFLKLHSASKNSQDYHLQAEVFKEKWATMKDQAFPWYVRLDPLRLILME; this is translated from the coding sequence ATGCCATTGGATTTATCGCCTCTTTGGATATCACTCAAAACTTCATTACTTGCTACATTTATCACATTTTTCTTGGGTATCGCTGCTGCCTACTGGATGCTGGGATATCGTGGCAAAGGTAAATCGTTGATTGAGAGTATCTTTATTGCGCCACTGATTTTACCACCTACGGTTGTCGGTTTCTTGTTGCTGCTATTTTTTGGCAAAAATGGCCCTGTAGGGAAATTCATGGAGGCTTTTGACTTCACCATCGTCTTTACTTGGTATGGTGCAGCGATCGCAGCTACCGTAGTTTCTTTCCCTTTAATGTATAAAACTACATTAGGAGCTTTTGAACAAATAGATGGTAATTTGCTACGAGTAGCCAGAACCCTTGGTGCAACAGAAACCACAATCTTTTGGCGCGTCAGTTTTCCCTTAGCATTACCCGGAATTGCAGCCGCCACAATGCTCGCTTTCGCCCGTGCTTTGGGAGAATTCGGAGCTACGCTGATGTTGGCTGGTAACATTCCTGGACAAACGCAGACAATCCCAATGGCGATTTATTTTGCTGTGGAAGGGGGAGCAATGAATGAGGCGTGGTTCTGGGCGATCGCAATTATGGTGATTTCTCTATCTGGAATTATTGCAGTCAACTTTTGGCAAGAATTGAAGGAGAAGAAGGGGGGAGTAGGGAGTGGGGAGTGGGGAGTGGGGGGAGCAGGGGGAGCAGGAGGAGAAAATATTTATACCCCGGACTCTAGCTTTGAATCTGGTGGATTGTTTGTCAATATTGAAAAAATACTTCCTAGCTTTGATTTAAAAGTTGCTTTTACTACTGATGAGCAACCCTTGGGATTATTGGGGGGTTCTGGTGCAGGTAAGAGCATGATTTTGCGTTGCCTTGCGGGCATAGAAACGCCTACAATCGGGCGCATAGTTTTAAATGGCAGAGTTCTGTTTGACTCAGAACAAGGAATTAATTTACCCAGCCGCGATCGCCGCATTGGTTTTTTAGTGCAGAATTATGCTCTGTTTCCGCACATGAGTGTGGCGCAAAATATCGCTTTTGGCTTGCCCAAAGGACTATCGGCTGGGAGTATTAAAGTGCAGGTTGAGGAGCAACTAATAGCGATGCAGTTGCAGGGATTAGGCGATCGCTATCCGCACCAACTTTCTGGAGGTCAACAACAACGGGTGGCTTTAGCAAGAGCACTAGCAAGTCAACCGGAAGCATTACTTTTAGATGAGCCGTTTTCAGCACTTGACACCCATCTGCGTAGTCAATTAGAGCAGCAAATGACAGAAACTCTTGCTGGCTATCAAGGTGTGACTCTATTTGTCACCCATAATATGGAAGAAGCTTATCGGATTTGCCCGAATCTATTAGTATTGGAGCATGGTAGAGCCGTTCATTATGGTTCAAAACATGATATTTTCCAGCATCCTAGTACTGTTAGTGTCGCCCAACTTACCGGATGTAAAAACTTCTCCCGCCTTATTCCTCAGTCATCGCAACAAGTGGAAGCGATTGATTGGGGTTGTAGCCTGAAAGTTATTGAACCAGTCAAGAGCGAATTATCCCACATCGGCATTCGTGCCCATCAGTTCATTTTTACCAATGACTCATCACAGGAAAATACTTTTCCCTGCTGGTTAGTGCGAACAAGTGAAACGCCTCACCGGATGACGTTGTTTCTCAAACTACATTCGGCTAGCAAGAATTCTCAAGATTATCATCTGCAAGCTGAAGTTTTTAAAGAAAAATGGGCGACTATGAAAGACCAAGCTTTTCCTTGGTATGTGCGTTTAGATCCTCTGCGCTTGATTTTGATGGAATGA